CGGCGAGAAGCGCGTCGCGATGACGTGGATCGGCGACGGCTCCACCAAGGCGGCCGTGACGCACGAGGGGTTCAACTTCGCCGCGGTTCAGAAGGTCCCCGCCATCTTCATCGTGCAGAACAACCAGGTCGCCCTGGGCACTCGGATCGGCCAGCACCATCTGGCGGCCGACTTCGGCGGCCTCGCCGGGTCGTACGGGATGGCCGGCGCGGTCTTCGACGGGAACAACGTGCTCGACGCCTTCGCCGCGACGCGGCTCGCGGCGGAGCGCTGCCGCGAGGACGACGGGCCCGTGATGCTGGTCGCCGAGACGTTCCGCATGGGTGGTCACGCGACGCACGACGAGCGCGAGGCGC
Above is a window of Gemmatimonadales bacterium DNA encoding:
- a CDS encoding thiamine pyrophosphate-dependent enzyme, which translates into the protein GEKRVAMTWIGDGSTKAAVTHEGFNFAAVQKVPAIFIVQNNQVALGTRIGQHHLAADFGGLAGSYGMAGAVFDGNNVLDAFAATRLAAERCREDDGPVMLVAETFRMGGHATHDEREARETFPAEWFERWGKRDPIGLFEEHLKKEGVSASTLGKIEARVEAEISAAEAEALASREQAVPVPESALGGVYADG